The Dermacentor albipictus isolate Rhodes 1998 colony chromosome 2, USDA_Dalb.pri_finalv2, whole genome shotgun sequence genome has a segment encoding these proteins:
- the LOC135910930 gene encoding uncharacterized protein, producing the protein MITFYSCIILAVASGAFGGYVAVPAVPAVTKVYSAPVVAVPALSTTVHHTPAVSKASRVVSYQSTHPGVPHTLAKVSAYTPAATAVHTVHASVPTAVTGLVHHVPAYSYGYYPAGYSYGHRYDYHPHPVRYVYGVTA; encoded by the exons ATGATCACC TTCTATTCCTGCATCATTCTGGCCGTTGCCAGTGGTGCCTTCGGTGGATACGTAGCAGTGCCCGCAGTGCCGGCAGTCACAAAGGTCTACAGTGCACCCGTGGTCGCGGTGCCGGCCTTGTCCACCACCGTCCACCACACTCCGGCCGTTTCCAAGGCTAGCCGGGTGGTCAGCTACCAGTCAACCCATCCTGGGGTGCCACACACCTTAGCCAAGGTGTCCGCCTACACGCCCGCGGCCACGGCCGTGCACACCGTCCACGCTTCGGTGCCCACCGCGGTGACCGGTCTTGTCCATCACGTTCCGGCCTACAGCTACGGCTACTACCCGGCTGGCTACAGCTACGGCCACCGCTACGACTACCACCCGCATCCGGTGCGTTACGTGTACGGGGTCACCGCATAG